The segment AATCATTCATAGGCATGAATAATTTCACCCATGACTAAAACCTTTTTTATGCCATACAGCTTCCTGGCCTGCTTCTGATAAGCATTTCGATAATATAAAGAGAAAAGAGACACATTTACATCATGCTTCCTTACTATTCGGCTTTGCCTATTTGAAATAAAATAGCTACCTTTGCACGTAATTTTTTGTAGCAAAACAAATAACATCACGATATGAGTAAGAAATTTGCCGAATATTCAAAATTCGACTTGTCGAATGTGAATAAGGAAATACTGAAAAAATGGCAAGACGGCGATGTCTTCCATAAGAGTCTTGAAATCCGAGAAGGTCATCCTTCTTTCGTATTCTACGAAGGACCGCCTTCTGCTAACGGCATGCCGGGTATTCACCATGTCATTGCCCGTTCGATTAAAGATATTTTCTGCCGTTACAAGACCATGAAAGGTTACAAAGTAAACCGCAAAGCAGGCTGGGATACTCACGGACTGCCGGTGGAATTGGGCGTAGAAAAATCATTAGGTATTACCAAAGAGGATATTGGCAAAAAGATTTCGGTAGCCGATTATAATGCTGCTTGTCGTAAAGATGTCATGAAGTTCACCAAAGAATGGACTGACCTGACTCAGAAAATGGGATATTGGGTAGATCTGGAAAACCCGTATATCACTTACGATAACCGGTATATTGAAACCTTATGGTGGTTGTTGAAGCAACTATACAACAAAGGCCTTTTATACAAAGGTTATACCATCCAACCGTACTCTCCAGCTGCAGGAACAGGATTAAGTTCTCACGAACTGAATCAACCTGGATGTTATCGGGATGTAAAGGATACAACAGTTGTTGGCCAATTCAAGATGAAAAATCCGAAGCCAGAAATGGCCCAGTGGGGAACTCCCTATTTCATCGCCTGGACTACTACGCCTTGGACTTTGCCATCCAACACCGCACTTTGTGTAGGCCCAAAGATTGATTACGTAGCCGTACAAACTTACAATGGATATACGGGAGAAAAAATAACTGTGGTTTTGGCAAAACCCCTCCTTTATGCTCACTTCAATAAGAAAGCCGAAGGAATCGCTCTTGAAGACTACAAATCGGGTGATAAACTGATTCCGTTCAAGGTTGTCGGCGAATACAAAGGAACGGATCTGGTCGGCATGGAATACGAACAGCTGATTCCATGGGTAAAACCGGTAGAAGCAACCGAGGATGGCTGGAAAGAAGCTTCAGCCAAAGCATTCCGTGTAATTCCTGGAGATTACGTAACAACAGAAGATGGTACAGGTATCGTACATATCGCTCCGACATTTGGTGCAGATGATGCCAACGTAGCTAAAGCTGCAGGAATTCCGTCTTTGTTCATGATCAACAAGAAGGGCGAAACTCGTCCAATGGTTGATTTGACAGGAAAGTTCTATTTGCTGAATGAACTGGACGAAAAATTCGTTGCTGAATGCGTAGATGTTGAAAAATATAAAGAATACGAAGGCCGCTGGGTAAAGAACGCTTATGATCCGCAGTTTACAGTAGATGGCAAATATGATGAAAAGGCAGCACAGGCTGCAGAATCATTAGACATCTACATTTGCATGAAGATGAAGCAAAATAACCAGGCTTTCAAGATTGAAAAGCATGTACACAACTATCCGCATTGCTGGCGTACAGACAAACCGGTGCTGTATTATCCGCTGGATAGCTGGTTTATCCGCTCAACAGCCTGCAAGGACCGGATGATAGAACTCAACAAGACAATCAACTGGAAACCGGAATCTACCGGAACAGGCCGCTTCGGTAAATGGCTGGAGAACCTGAACGACTGGAACTTGAGCCGTTCTCGTTATTGGGGCACTCCACTTCCCATCTGGCGCAGTGAGGAAGGCGAAGAAATATGTATTGGTTCAGTGGAAGAACTGTACAACGAAATCGAGAAATCTATCGCCGCAGGCTTCATGACTGAAAACCCATATAAGAAATTAGGTTTTGAGCCGGGTGTTTACACGAAAGAAAATTACGAAAAGATAGACCTGCACCGTCCGTATGTAGACGACATCACGTTGGTATCACCGTCAGGCAAACCGATGAAACGAGAGAGCGATCTAATCGATGTATGGTTTGATTCGGGAGCTATGCCTTATGCTCAGTTGCATTATCCGTTCGAAAATAAAGAACTGGTAGACAACCGCACTTACTACCCGGCCGATTTCATTGCCGAAGGTGTAGACCAGACTCGTGGCTGGTTCTTTACGCTGCATGCTATCGCTACAATGATCTTTGACAGCGTAGCCTACAAAGCGGTAGTATCTAACGGACTGGTACTCGACAAGAACGGAAACAAGATGTCAAAACGTCTGGGCAATGCAGTCGATCCGTTTGCTACTATCGAAAAATACGGATCCGATCCGTTACGTTGGTACATGATTACCAATGCTTCTCCATGGGATAACTTAAAGTTCGACATTGAAGGCGTAGAAGAAGTCCGTCGCAAGTTCTTCGGTACATTATATAATACGTATTCATTCTTCGCTCTGTATGCGAATGTGGATGGATTTAATTACTCACAGCCGGATATCGAATGGAACAAGCGTCCAGAAATTGACCGTTGGATTCTGTCATTACTTAATTCACTGATTAAGGATGTAGACAACTACTTAGACAACTATGAACCAACCCGTGCTGGACGTGCCATCTCTGATTTTGTCAACGACCATTTAAGCAATTGGTATGTTCGCCTGAACCGTAAACGCTTCTGGCAAGGAGGACTGACAGATGATAAACTGTCAGCTTACCAGACATTGTATACCTGCTTGGAAACTGTGGCTAAGCTGATGGCTCCAATCGCACCGTTCTATGCAGATCAGTTGTTCTGTGATTTAATTGCAGCTACAGGACGTGAAAATGTTTATTCTGTACATTTGTCAGACTTCCCGGTATGCCACGAAGAACAAATTGACAAGAATCTGGAAGAACGTATGCAAATGGCCCAAACCATATCTTCCATGGTATTGGCATTACGCCGTAAAGTCAACATCAAGGTACGTCAGCCGTTGCATGTCTTGATGGTACCGGTATTGGATGAACATCAGAAAGAAAGTATTGAAGCCGTAAAATCACTTATCCTAAGCGAAGTGAACGTAAAGGACATGAAGTTTGTAGATAATACAGCAGGTATCCTGGTAAAACGTATCAAACCGGACTTTAAGAAACTTGGCCCGCGTTACGGCAAGATCATGAAAGCCCTGGCTGCTGCTATCCAGCAGATGAGTCAAGAGGATATCAATGCCTTCGAAAAAGCAGGTACGTTCACCTTACAGGTAGATGGCCAAGATGCCGTATTGGAAAGAACAGACGTTGAAATCATTTCCGAGGATATTCCTGGCTGGCTGGTTGCTAACGAAGGCCGTCTGACAGTAGCACTTGATATTTCGGTAACAGATGAACTGAAGAAAGAAGGCCTTGCCCGTGAATTAGTAAACCGTATTCAGAACTTACGTAAGAGCAGCGGTTTCGACATAACAGACAAAGTAAACATTACGATTGCGTCTTCACCAGAAATGGATGGAGCTGTTACGGCTTACAAAGATTATATCACTTCACAAGTCCTTGCCAATAGTCTTACTATAACAACAGAACCGATTGCAGATGCTACTGTTCTCGATTTTGAAGACTTCACATTACCTGTAAAAGTTGAAAAGATATAGTCTGACAAATAAGGTAAACTACAGATGAAAATATCAGACCGACTCATTAAATTACGGTAAAACATCTATCTGAGGGCGAGGAAAGGAATGAAATCCCCGCCCTCACTCATTTTTCTTTACAAAAATGTGCATGATATAATAATTATATTATCTTTGCCGACAAATCGGTTAAGAATGACTCATTCGAGACCATTCTATCATAAAAAATCAAGATGTTAAACTTAAAATTAAATTTGCCATGGCAGAAAAGACAAGATACTCAGATGCGGAACTCGAAGAATTTCGAGCTATCATATTAGAAAAGCTGGAAATAGCAAAACGAGATTATGAAATGTTGAGATCGGGTGTTACTAATTCTGACGGGAATGATGTAGCTGATACATCACCTACATTCAAAGTCCTGGAAGAAGGTGCAACCACTCTTTCCAAGGAAGAAGCAGGTCGACTGGCACAACGGCAAATGAAATTCATTCAGAATTTACAGGCGGCGTTGGTACGTATCGAAAACAAGACGTATGGTATTTGCCGTGAGACAGGAAAACTGATTCCGAAAGAAAGACTGCGGGCCGTACCTCACGCAACATTAAGTATTGAAGCAAAACAAGGAGGCGCTAAATAAATGAAATATTCAAAAGGAAAAGGAGCAGTATGCATCGTAATACTGCTCCTTCTTTTAGACCAAATCTTGAAAATTTGGATTAAGACACATCTGGAACTACATGAAAGCATCGAGATTACCCCTTGGTTTTATCTCTGCTTCACAGAAAATCCAGGTATGGCTTTTGGTATTGAAGTCATCGGTAAACTGTTCTTATCCATCTTCCGTATTGTTGCCGTTGGATTTATCGGATATTATCTATATTCCCTCGTAAAAAAGAATTACCCATTTGGATTCATTGCCTGTATCTCATTGATTCTGGCGGGAGCTATCGGTAACATAATAGATTCCATTTTCTACGGAGTCATTTTCGACCATAGTTATGGGCAAGTAGCAACACTTTTCCCGGAAGGAGGCGGATATGCAGGCTGGTTGCATGGAAAAGTTGTAGACATGTTCTATTTCCCATTGATCGAAACGACATGGCCTGATTGGTTACCCATTTGGGGTGGACAAGAGTTTGTCTTTTTCCGTCCGATATTCAACCTGGCTGATTCAGCCATTTGTGTCGGAGTTTTTCTCCTTTTAATATTCTATAGAAATACTTTGTCTAAAAGTTTAGGCAACGAAGAAAGAAAATAATATGTATAAGCACTGGTTCATATATGGATTGACATCTTTATGCGCATTATCTGCCTGTAGCCCGGTTCCCGACAATATTCTTTCTCAAAATGAGATGCGGGCTGTTTTAGCGGATATGCAAATAGCCGAAGCTATCATCAACGGAGATCAGGAAACATATAAAGATGATGCAAAAAAGTTAGCTCTATATGAATCTGTCTTTAATAAATATCATATTACTCAAGCAGAATACGACAGTTCGCTGACTTGGTATGCACAAAACCTGGATATCTATATGAGGGTTTACAATCTGGTCAGCGAAGAT is part of the Parabacteroides sp. AD58 genome and harbors:
- the ileS gene encoding isoleucine--tRNA ligase, giving the protein MSKKFAEYSKFDLSNVNKEILKKWQDGDVFHKSLEIREGHPSFVFYEGPPSANGMPGIHHVIARSIKDIFCRYKTMKGYKVNRKAGWDTHGLPVELGVEKSLGITKEDIGKKISVADYNAACRKDVMKFTKEWTDLTQKMGYWVDLENPYITYDNRYIETLWWLLKQLYNKGLLYKGYTIQPYSPAAGTGLSSHELNQPGCYRDVKDTTVVGQFKMKNPKPEMAQWGTPYFIAWTTTPWTLPSNTALCVGPKIDYVAVQTYNGYTGEKITVVLAKPLLYAHFNKKAEGIALEDYKSGDKLIPFKVVGEYKGTDLVGMEYEQLIPWVKPVEATEDGWKEASAKAFRVIPGDYVTTEDGTGIVHIAPTFGADDANVAKAAGIPSLFMINKKGETRPMVDLTGKFYLLNELDEKFVAECVDVEKYKEYEGRWVKNAYDPQFTVDGKYDEKAAQAAESLDIYICMKMKQNNQAFKIEKHVHNYPHCWRTDKPVLYYPLDSWFIRSTACKDRMIELNKTINWKPESTGTGRFGKWLENLNDWNLSRSRYWGTPLPIWRSEEGEEICIGSVEELYNEIEKSIAAGFMTENPYKKLGFEPGVYTKENYEKIDLHRPYVDDITLVSPSGKPMKRESDLIDVWFDSGAMPYAQLHYPFENKELVDNRTYYPADFIAEGVDQTRGWFFTLHAIATMIFDSVAYKAVVSNGLVLDKNGNKMSKRLGNAVDPFATIEKYGSDPLRWYMITNASPWDNLKFDIEGVEEVRRKFFGTLYNTYSFFALYANVDGFNYSQPDIEWNKRPEIDRWILSLLNSLIKDVDNYLDNYEPTRAGRAISDFVNDHLSNWYVRLNRKRFWQGGLTDDKLSAYQTLYTCLETVAKLMAPIAPFYADQLFCDLIAATGRENVYSVHLSDFPVCHEEQIDKNLEERMQMAQTISSMVLALRRKVNIKVRQPLHVLMVPVLDEHQKESIEAVKSLILSEVNVKDMKFVDNTAGILVKRIKPDFKKLGPRYGKIMKALAAAIQQMSQEDINAFEKAGTFTLQVDGQDAVLERTDVEIISEDIPGWLVANEGRLTVALDISVTDELKKEGLARELVNRIQNLRKSSGFDITDKVNITIASSPEMDGAVTAYKDYITSQVLANSLTITTEPIADATVLDFEDFTLPVKVEKI
- a CDS encoding TraR/DksA family transcriptional regulator, whose amino-acid sequence is MAEKTRYSDAELEEFRAIILEKLEIAKRDYEMLRSGVTNSDGNDVADTSPTFKVLEEGATTLSKEEAGRLAQRQMKFIQNLQAALVRIENKTYGICRETGKLIPKERLRAVPHATLSIEAKQGGAK
- a CDS encoding lipoprotein signal peptidase, with protein sequence MKYSKGKGAVCIVILLLLLDQILKIWIKTHLELHESIEITPWFYLCFTENPGMAFGIEVIGKLFLSIFRIVAVGFIGYYLYSLVKKNYPFGFIACISLILAGAIGNIIDSIFYGVIFDHSYGQVATLFPEGGGYAGWLHGKVVDMFYFPLIETTWPDWLPIWGGQEFVFFRPIFNLADSAICVGVFLLLIFYRNTLSKSLGNEERK